The genomic region TTTGACGGTCCTCATCAGATAATGGGAATGAGACTGGTTCAGCCTTTTTATGAAGAGTTGGATGTCCATCTCTAATAATATCTTTCATTGTTAACATTTTTTGACACCTTCCTTAGATATAATATAACAAATTTGACGGATAATCGTCATAGTACATATCGCTTTATATTTATTCAGAAATACTTATTAATCTAATCTGTTAAAAATAAACTTTATCAACTTATCTTAAATTGTAACTATGGTTTAATGATTTTAACATAAATTTAAAATTAAAGCCTTTGCAAATATTTGATTTATCAATTATTTTTCATTAACATAACCATTGACAATTTAAGGAGGCTGAATGAATGAAATTCAAAAAGACACTAGGGGTTGCACTTGCCACAACATTTTTATTAGCTGCTTGTAATAATGATGATGAGCATATTGAAAGTTATAATGATGGACTGCAACAAATTCAAAAAGTTGAAACACCAATTCAAGATGTAAGTCAGCAAATGCAAAAGTTAGAATCTGAGAAAGAAAAACAAATGAAAAAAATAAGTGGCTCAAATATACCTGATGTTCAAGATGAAGTTCAAAAAGTATTAGATAATGATCAAAAGATAGGCGAGCAACTAAACAAAGAAAAAAATGCAGTTCAAAAATCAAAAGAAGAATTTGAAAAGATAAAAAAAGAATCTGCCAAAATAGAAGATGAAGATACTAAAAAGGAATTTGATGACTTTAATAAAGCAATGACAAATAAGTATGAAAAACATGAGGCATATTTAAAAGAATATGAAAATGTTTTAGCTAAAGAAAAAGACTTATTTCAATATTTCCAAGGTCAATCTGGCACACAAGATATTGTAGATCAAAAATCAAAAGCGTTAGCTGATGTACAAAAAGATATGAGCCAAAAAGTGAAAGCGTATACAGATGCTGTCAAGAAAACTCAGCGAGAGCAAAGGGATATCCAGCAATATTTGAATGAATAAACTATAACAGTTTTAAATGAGAATTATAACAGTTTCTAAAACTGTCGTGATATCAACTGTTACAGAACTTTAATTTAACTATTTAACAGTTCAACAGTTTTATGTTACACTAATTTAAGATGAATTATATATAAACGGGAAAGGTATGGTGAATTGAATGGCTGCTAAGTTAAAAGCCCAATTCGATGCTGAAAAAGTATTGAAAGATACTGAATCGAAATTTGAAATGGTTCAAATCTTAGATGCAGATGGAAATGTTACAAATGAAGATTTATTACCAGATTTATCTGATGATGAATTAGTTGAATTAATGAGAAGAATGGTGTGGACACGAATTTTAGACCAACGTTCTATTTCATTAAATAGACAAGGTCGCTTAGGTTTCTATGCGCCAACAGCTGGTCAAGAAGCTTCACAATTAGCATCACAATATGCGTTAGAAAAAGAAGACTTTATTCTACCTGGTTATCGTGATGTGCCACAATTAATTTGGCACGGATTACCATTAACGAAAGCTTTCTTATTCTCTCGTGGTCACTTTGTAGGTAACCAAATGCCTGATGGTGTTAACGCATTAAGCCCACAAATTATTATCGGTGCACAATACATCCAAACTGCGGGTGTAGCACTTGGTCTTAAAAAACGTGGTAAAAGTGCAGTAGCAATCACGTATACGGGTGATGGTGGTTCATCACAAGGTGATTTCTATGAAGGTATTAACTTTGCGTCAGCATACAAAGTACCTGCCATTTTTGTTATTCAAAATAATAACTATGCAATTTCAACACCTCGAGACAAACAAACTGCAGCTAAAACATTAGCCCAAAAGGCTGTTGCAGTAGGTATTCCTGGCATTCAAGTAGATGGTATGGACGCTTTAGCTGTATATCAAGCAACTAAAGAAGCGCGTGATCGTGCGGTTGCAGGAGAAGGTCCTACACTAATCGAAACAATGACTTACCGCTATGGACCTCATACAATGGCTGGTGATGACCCTACTAAATATAGAACATCTGATGAAGATTCTGAATGGGAGAAAAAAGACCCATTAGTACGTTTCAGAAAGTTCTTGGAAAATAAAGGTTTATGGTCTGAAGAAAAAGAAAATGAAGTAATTGAACAAGCAAAACAAGAAATCAAAACAGCTATTAAAGAGGCAGACAACACTGAAAAACAAACAGTTACTTCATTAATGGATATTATGTACGAAGAGATGCCACAAAACCTTTCAGAGCAATATGAAATTCATAAAGAGAAGGAGTCGAAATAAGCCATGGCACAAATGACAATGGTTCAAGCGATTAACAACGCGCTAGCAACTGAACTTAAAAATGACGAAAATACTTTGTTATTTGGTGAAGACGTTGGTGTTAACGGTGGTGTTTTCCGTGTAACTGAAGGTTTACAAAAAGAATTCGGTGAAGACCGCGTATTCGACACACCTTTAGCAGAGTCTGGTATTGGAGGCTTAGCATTAGGTCTTTCAACACAAGGTTATCGTCCAATTATGGAAATTCAATTCTTAGGTTTCGTATTTGAAGTATTTGACTCAATTGCAGGTCAAATTGCACGTCATCGTTTCCGTTCAGGTAATTCAAAAGTTGCACCTGTAACAGTTCGTGCGCCATTTGGTGGAGGGGTTCATACTCCAGAACTTCACGCTGATAATTTAGAAGGATTATTAGCACAATCACCAGGGCTTAAAGTTGTTATCCCATCTGGCCCATATGATGCAAAAGGATTATTGATTGAGAGTATCCGTAGTAATGATCCGGTTGTTTATTTAGAACACATGAAGTTATACCGTTCATTCCGTGAAGAAGTTCCTGAAGAGGAATACACGATTGAATTAGGTAAAGCAAACGTTAAACGTGAAGGTACTGATTTAACAATTATCACTTATGGCGCAATGGTTCAAGAATCAATGAAAGCTGCTGAAGAACTTGAAAAAGATGGTCATTCAGTAGAAGTAATCGATTTAAGAACTGTACAACCATTAGACATCGATACATTAGTTGCTTCTACAGAAAAAACAGGTCGTGTTGTTGTTGTTCAAGAAGCACAAAAACAGGCGGGTGTAGGTGCGAACGTTGTTGCTGAACTTTCTGAGCGTGCGATTCTTTCATTAGAAGCACCAATTGGACGTGTAGCAGCACCTGACACAATTTACCCATTTACACAAGCTGAAAATGTTTGGTTACCAAACAAAAATGACATCCTAGAACAAGCTAAAGCAACATTAGAATTTTAATTCACTTTAGCTTAGAGATAGAGACACTTGCGGAGAATGTGAGTAAAAACGTATTTTAATTTGTAGATACGTCTTTTGCCCCCTTCTCCTAAGTGTGTTATCACATTTATTAATTAAATTTAACTTATTTAGGAGGAAACAACGTGGCATTTGAATTTAGATTACCAGACATTGGTGAAGGTATCCACGAAGGTGAAATTGTAAAGTGGTTTGTTAAAGCAGGAGACCAAATCGAAGAAGACGATATTTTATGTGAAGTTCAAAACGATAAATCAGTAGTAGAAATCCCATCCCCAGTTTCAGGTACTATTGAAGAAGTACTTGTAGAAGAAGGTACGGTTTCTGTTGTTGGTGATGTTATCGTTAAAATTGACGCACCTGATGCAGAAGATATGCAATTCAAAGGTGGACATGATAATGCATCTTCAGAAGATAAAACTGAAGAAGCACCACAAGAAGAAAAAGCGACTGAAGCCCCTCAACAAAATGAAGAAGAGATTGATGAAGATAAGCGTGTTAAAGCAATGCCATCGGTACGTAAATATGCGCGTGACAACAATGTAAACATTAAAGCTGTCAATGGTACTGGTAAAAATGGTAGAATTACAAAAGAAGACGTCGATGCATACTTAAACGGTGGTGGACAAGCTAGCGCTACTGAACAAAGTACATCAACTGATTCTGCTGAAGAAGCACCTTCAACTACTACTGCACCAGCAGCATCAGCGCAAGGTGACTTCCCTGAAACGACTGAAAAAATTCCTGCAATGCGTAAAGCAATTGCTAAAGCAATGGTTAATTCAAAACACACTGCGCCACACGTAACATTAATGGATGAAATTGATGTTCAAGAATTATGGGATCACCGTAAGAAATTTAAAGAAATCGCTGCTGAACAAGGTACTAAGCTAACATTCTTACCTTACGTTGTTAAAGCGTTAGTTTCTGCACTTAAAAAATACCCAGCACTTAATACTTCATTCAATGAAGAAGCTGGAGAAGTGGTACACAAACATTATTGGAATATCGGTATTGCTGCTGATACTGAAAGAGGTTTATTAGTACCTGTAGTTAAAAATGCTGATCGTAAATCAATGTTTGCTATTTCAGATGAAATTAACGAACTTGCTGTTAAAGCGCGTGATGGTAAATTGACATCTGACGAAATGAAAGGTGCAACATGTACAATCAGTAACATCGGTTCTGCTGGTGGACAATGGTTTACGCCAGTGATTAACCACCCAGAAGTTGCAATTCTAGGTATTGGACGCATTGCTCAAAAACCTATCGTTAAAGATGGCGAAATCGTAGCAGCGCCAGTACTTGCATTGTCGTTAAGCTTTGACCATAGACAAATTGATGGTGCGACTGGTCAAAACGCTATGAATCATATCAAGCGTTTATTAAACAATCCAGAACTATTATTAATGGAGGGGTAAAATATGGTAGTCGGAGATTTTCCAATTGAAACAGATACTATAGTTATCGGGGCAGGCCCAGGAGGCTATGTTGCAGCTATTCGTGCAGCACAACTTGGACAAAAAGTAACAATCGTTGAGAAAGGTAATTTAGGTGGTGTATGTCTTAACGTTGGATGTATTCCATCAAAAGCATTATTACACGCATCACACCGTTTTGAAGAAGCACAACACGGTGAAGACCTTGGAATTAAAGCTGAAAATGTTACGCTTGACTTCAATAAAGTACAAGGTTTCAAAGGATCAGTTGTTAACAAATTAACTGGCGGTGTTGAAGCTTTACTTAAAGGTAACAAAGTTGAAATCGTTAAAGGTGAAGCTTATTTTGTAGATAGTAACAGTTTACGTGTAATGGATGATAAGAGTGCGCAAACTTACAACTTCAAAAATGCAATCATCGCAACAGGTTCACGTCCAATTGAAATCCCTAACTTCAAATTTGGTGGACGTATTTTAGACTCAACTGGTGCATTAAACTTAGATGAAGTACCGAAAAAATTAGTTGTTGTTGGTGGCGGTTATATCGGTTCAGAATTAGGTACTGCTTATGCTAATTTCGGTACAGAAGTCACTATCCTTGAGGGTGCTAAAGAAATCTTAGGTGGATTTGAAAAACAAATGGTTGCGCCAGTTAAAAAAGCTATGAAAGCAAAAGGCATGACTATTGAAACAGAAGCATTAGCAAAATCTGCTGAAGAAACTGATAACGGTGTTAAAGTCACTTATGAAGTTAAAGGCGAAGAAAAAACAATTGAAGCTGATTATGTATTAGTTACAGTTGGTCGTCGTCCAAATACTGATGAGTTAGGCCTTGAAGAGGTTGGTGTTAAATTAACTGATCGTGGATTAGTTGAAGTTGACAAACAAAGCCGCTCTTCAGTAAGTAGTATCTATGCAATTGGTGATATCGTTCCAGGATTACCACTTGCGCATAAAGCAAGCTACGAAGCTAAAGTAGCAGCTGAAGCAATTGCAGGTCAAAATTCTGAAGTCGACTACATTGGTATGCCAGCTGTATGTTTCACTGAGCCAGAATTAGCGCAAGTTGGCTATACAGAAGCTCAAGCGAAAGAAGAAGGCATTGAGTATAAAGCATCTAAATTCCCTTACCAAGCTAATGGTCGTGCATTATCATTAGATGATACAACTGGATTCGTTAAGTTAATTACACTTAAAGAAGACGATACTTTAATCGGTGCTCAAGTTGTAGGTACAAGTGCTTCTGACGTTATCTCAGAATTAGGACTTGCTATTGAAGCAGGTATGAATGCTGAAGATATCGCATTAACTGTTCACGCTCACCCAACTTTAGGTGAAATGAGCATGGAAGCTGCTGAAAAAGCGTTAGGTTTACCTATTCATACAATGTAATATAACCATATATAAGGGCTAGAACTGAAACGTGTTCTAGCCCTCCTATTTTTTTATAGAGCCGCATTATTAAAGCAGAGGTGATAATATGGAATACACATATCCTATTGATGTAGATTGGACGCAAGAAGATATACTGAAGGTAGTCCATTTCTTTAACATGATTGAGGCATATTATGAGAAAAGCACCATTAGTCGAGAAATATTGATGGATGCTTATAAAGACTTTAAAAGTGTTGTGCCTGGAAAAGCAGACGAGAAAAATATCTTTGAAACATTTAAAAAGCGTAGTGGTTATGACAGTTATGATGTCGTTAAAAAGGCAAAAGATCAACGACTTTAAAAAATAAGATTGTGTAAAAAAGTATTGTAATTTGAACTGTGATTTGGTATTTTTATTAAGCATTAAACAAAATGTTTAGTAAAAGTAAACAAATCACTTTTTTTAGGAGTAATCAATGGAAATTGGTCAAAAATTAAAAGATTTAAGGCGCTTTAAAAACTTAACACAAGAAGAGTTGGGTGAACGTACGGACCTTTCAAAAGGATACATCTCACAAATTGAAAGCAACAAAACGTCTCCGAGTATGGAAACATTTTTAAATATTCTTGAAGTATTAGGGACGACACCTCAAGCTTTTTTTGATATACATCAGGTTCAAAAGGTCCATTATCCAGAGTCAGCACAACTGACCTATGATGCGAGTGATGTGGGGTATCATTTGAAGTGGCCAGTACGTACATCAAATGAACATGAAATGGAGCCGCTGATTTTAACTTTGGCACCTCATTCAACATATAAGGACTTTGAACCTTCATCTTCAGACACTTTTGTTTATTGTTTAGAGGGGACTATTACGCTGAAGCTGGGGACAAATAGTTATACTGCTCAACAGGGAGATGCGCTTTATTTCAAGGCGCATATGACACATCAATTATTAAACGTGAGTAATCAATCTACTAAAGTGATGATTGTTGCTACGTCATCATACTTATAGTAAGGAGACTACACAATGAAGCAATTTTTAACAATGACAAATTTATCTAAAAGCTATGATCAACAAACAATATTGAAAAATATTGATTTAGAGATTGAAAGTGGGTTGTTTTATACCATTTTGGGGCCTTCAGGTTGTGGAAAAACGACTATTCTTAAACTCATTGCAGGTTTTGAAAAACCGGATGCTGGAGATATTGTTTATAAAGGGAAGCGTATGAATGAGATTCCATCAAATCAGAGACAAGTGAATACAGTGTTTCAAGACTATGCACTCTTTCCTCATTTAAATGTATTTGAAAATGTTGCGTTCGGTTTGAAGCTCAAAAAAATGGCCAAAAAAGAGATAGCTCAAAAAGTGAGTGAGGCATTAAAATTAGTCAAACTTGAGGAATATCGGCAAAGTTCAATTCAGGCATTAAGTGGGGGACAAAAGCAACGTATTGCCATCGCACGTGCTATCGTTAACGAGCCGGAGATTTTATTATTAGACGAGTCCCTCTCGGCATTGGATTTAAATTTAAGAACAGAGATGCAATATGAGTTGAGAGCGTTACAGTCTCGTTTAGGTATTACATTTGTATTTGTAACACATGATCAAGAAGAGGCGCTAGCTCTAAGTGATTACATATTTGTAATGCGTGAAGGTAAGATTGAACAATTTGGGACACCTACAGATATATATGACGAGCCCGTCAATCGTTATGTAGCTGATTTTATTGGAGAATCAAATATTGTAGAAGGAACGATGGTACAAGATTATATCGTCAATATATATGGTCAAGATTTTGAATGTGTTGATAAAGATATCATGCCAGAAACACAAGTGGATGTAGTGATACGCCCTGAAGATATTGAGATTGTACCTGAACATGAAGGACTATTCAAAGCTGTGGTTGTGTCTACGTTGTTTCGAGGCGTACATTATGAAATGATTTGTAAGGATGCCAAAGGATATGAATGGACGATTCAATCTACAAAGAATGTTGAAATCGATTCACGTGTAGGATTGAAATTTGAGCCGGATGCGATACACATCATGGTACCTGGTGAAACTGAAGAAGAATTTGATAAACGTATTGAAGGTTATGGGGTATAACAAAATGAGAAATATTAACAGATTCTTGGCGATTCCATATGTATTGTGGATGATCATTTTTATCATTATTCCAGTTATTTTACTTTGTTACTTTTCTTTACTGGATCAACAAGGACACTTCTCACTAGTCAATTATAAGCAATTTTTAACTTGGACGTATATGCAAATGTTATGGTCATCTATAGTTTATGCTGCAATTATCACTTTATTGTGTTTATTAATCAGCTATCCTGCTGCATATTGGATTAGACAGTCTGCCCACGCATCAACTTGGTTAGTGATCATGATTGTCCCAACATGGATGAATTTACTACTTAAGACATATGCATTTATCGGCCTTTTAAGTCATGATGGTATTATCAATAGAATTTTGAGTGTGTTTCAAGTGCCAACTCAAGATATATTGTTTACAGTTCCAGCATTTATCATTGTGGCCGTGTACATTTATATCCCATTCATGCTACTGCCTTTATACAATAGTATGAAAGATATACCACAACCCTTGATACTTGCAGCACAAGATTTAGGCGCAAATAAGTTTACAGTGATTCGTAAGGTAGTTATTCCACTCACATTAGAAGGGATTAAAACAGGAATACAAGTGACATTCATACCTGCGCTTTCTTTATTTATGATTACGCGTTTAATTGCAGGAAATAAAGTGATTAATATCGGTACTGCGATTGAAGAGCAATTTTTAGTGATTCAAAATTATGGAATGGGATCGACCATCGCATTATTCTTAGTCTTATTTATGGCTGTTATTTTGATATTCACACGTACAAAAAATAAAGGAGGCTTAATGCGATGAAGTGGTATGGTAAATGTTATTTATATATTTTATTGTTCATTTTGTATATGCCATTATTCTTTCTGATGTTTTACTCATTCAATAGTGGAGGAAACATGATTCGTTTTGAAGGATTCACATTGGAGCACTATCAAAGTCTATTTGAAAATAAAAGACTCCTCCAAGTTATTTTTAACACGATTGCCATTGCTTTATTGGCAGCTGCCTTTTCTACTGTGATTGGTATTTTTGGAGCGCTATTAATATATTCTGTACGTCATCAATCCATTAAATTATCATTATTAACGCTCAATAATGTACTTATGGTATCTTCAGATGTCGTTATCGGGGCATCATTTTTGATCATGTTCACAGCTTTAGGTCATTTTACTGGATTTGGGTTAGGGTTGATGTCGGTTTTAATATCGCATATTGCCTTTTGTATACCTATAGTCGTTATCATTATTTTACCTAAATTATATGAAATGAATGAATCCATCCTTGATGCAGGTCGTGATTTAGGCGCTTCAGAATTTCAATTGTTAAATAAAATAGTAATTCCTCAATTAATGCCTGGAATCATAGGTGGATTTTTTATGGCACTTACCTATTCATTAGATGATTTTACGGTTAGTTTCTTTGTAACGGGAAATGGTTTTAGTGTTTTATCAGTTGAAGTATATGCAATGGCTAGACGGGGTATTAGTATGGAAGTTAATGCAATTTCCACATTACTAT from Staphylococcus felis harbors:
- a CDS encoding YkyA family protein, with product MKFKKTLGVALATTFLLAACNNDDEHIESYNDGLQQIQKVETPIQDVSQQMQKLESEKEKQMKKISGSNIPDVQDEVQKVLDNDQKIGEQLNKEKNAVQKSKEEFEKIKKESAKIEDEDTKKEFDDFNKAMTNKYEKHEAYLKEYENVLAKEKDLFQYFQGQSGTQDIVDQKSKALADVQKDMSQKVKAYTDAVKKTQREQRDIQQYLNE
- the pdhA gene encoding pyruvate dehydrogenase (acetyl-transferring) E1 component subunit alpha, producing MAAKLKAQFDAEKVLKDTESKFEMVQILDADGNVTNEDLLPDLSDDELVELMRRMVWTRILDQRSISLNRQGRLGFYAPTAGQEASQLASQYALEKEDFILPGYRDVPQLIWHGLPLTKAFLFSRGHFVGNQMPDGVNALSPQIIIGAQYIQTAGVALGLKKRGKSAVAITYTGDGGSSQGDFYEGINFASAYKVPAIFVIQNNNYAISTPRDKQTAAKTLAQKAVAVGIPGIQVDGMDALAVYQATKEARDRAVAGEGPTLIETMTYRYGPHTMAGDDPTKYRTSDEDSEWEKKDPLVRFRKFLENKGLWSEEKENEVIEQAKQEIKTAIKEADNTEKQTVTSLMDIMYEEMPQNLSEQYEIHKEKESK
- a CDS encoding alpha-ketoacid dehydrogenase subunit beta translates to MAQMTMVQAINNALATELKNDENTLLFGEDVGVNGGVFRVTEGLQKEFGEDRVFDTPLAESGIGGLALGLSTQGYRPIMEIQFLGFVFEVFDSIAGQIARHRFRSGNSKVAPVTVRAPFGGGVHTPELHADNLEGLLAQSPGLKVVIPSGPYDAKGLLIESIRSNDPVVYLEHMKLYRSFREEVPEEEYTIELGKANVKREGTDLTIITYGAMVQESMKAAEELEKDGHSVEVIDLRTVQPLDIDTLVASTEKTGRVVVVQEAQKQAGVGANVVAELSERAILSLEAPIGRVAAPDTIYPFTQAENVWLPNKNDILEQAKATLEF
- a CDS encoding dihydrolipoamide acetyltransferase family protein; translated protein: MAFEFRLPDIGEGIHEGEIVKWFVKAGDQIEEDDILCEVQNDKSVVEIPSPVSGTIEEVLVEEGTVSVVGDVIVKIDAPDAEDMQFKGGHDNASSEDKTEEAPQEEKATEAPQQNEEEIDEDKRVKAMPSVRKYARDNNVNIKAVNGTGKNGRITKEDVDAYLNGGGQASATEQSTSTDSAEEAPSTTTAPAASAQGDFPETTEKIPAMRKAIAKAMVNSKHTAPHVTLMDEIDVQELWDHRKKFKEIAAEQGTKLTFLPYVVKALVSALKKYPALNTSFNEEAGEVVHKHYWNIGIAADTERGLLVPVVKNADRKSMFAISDEINELAVKARDGKLTSDEMKGATCTISNIGSAGGQWFTPVINHPEVAILGIGRIAQKPIVKDGEIVAAPVLALSLSFDHRQIDGATGQNAMNHIKRLLNNPELLLMEG
- the lpdA gene encoding dihydrolipoyl dehydrogenase; protein product: MVVGDFPIETDTIVIGAGPGGYVAAIRAAQLGQKVTIVEKGNLGGVCLNVGCIPSKALLHASHRFEEAQHGEDLGIKAENVTLDFNKVQGFKGSVVNKLTGGVEALLKGNKVEIVKGEAYFVDSNSLRVMDDKSAQTYNFKNAIIATGSRPIEIPNFKFGGRILDSTGALNLDEVPKKLVVVGGGYIGSELGTAYANFGTEVTILEGAKEILGGFEKQMVAPVKKAMKAKGMTIETEALAKSAEETDNGVKVTYEVKGEEKTIEADYVLVTVGRRPNTDELGLEEVGVKLTDRGLVEVDKQSRSSVSSIYAIGDIVPGLPLAHKASYEAKVAAEAIAGQNSEVDYIGMPAVCFTEPELAQVGYTEAQAKEEGIEYKASKFPYQANGRALSLDDTTGFVKLITLKEDDTLIGAQVVGTSASDVISELGLAIEAGMNAEDIALTVHAHPTLGEMSMEAAEKALGLPIHTM
- a CDS encoding UPF0223 family protein; amino-acid sequence: MEYTYPIDVDWTQEDILKVVHFFNMIEAYYEKSTISREILMDAYKDFKSVVPGKADEKNIFETFKKRSGYDSYDVVKKAKDQRL
- a CDS encoding helix-turn-helix domain-containing protein — encoded protein: MEIGQKLKDLRRFKNLTQEELGERTDLSKGYISQIESNKTSPSMETFLNILEVLGTTPQAFFDIHQVQKVHYPESAQLTYDASDVGYHLKWPVRTSNEHEMEPLILTLAPHSTYKDFEPSSSDTFVYCLEGTITLKLGTNSYTAQQGDALYFKAHMTHQLLNVSNQSTKVMIVATSSYL
- a CDS encoding ABC transporter ATP-binding protein, which translates into the protein MKQFLTMTNLSKSYDQQTILKNIDLEIESGLFYTILGPSGCGKTTILKLIAGFEKPDAGDIVYKGKRMNEIPSNQRQVNTVFQDYALFPHLNVFENVAFGLKLKKMAKKEIAQKVSEALKLVKLEEYRQSSIQALSGGQKQRIAIARAIVNEPEILLLDESLSALDLNLRTEMQYELRALQSRLGITFVFVTHDQEEALALSDYIFVMREGKIEQFGTPTDIYDEPVNRYVADFIGESNIVEGTMVQDYIVNIYGQDFECVDKDIMPETQVDVVIRPEDIEIVPEHEGLFKAVVVSTLFRGVHYEMICKDAKGYEWTIQSTKNVEIDSRVGLKFEPDAIHIMVPGETEEEFDKRIEGYGV
- a CDS encoding ABC transporter permease, with protein sequence MRNINRFLAIPYVLWMIIFIIIPVILLCYFSLLDQQGHFSLVNYKQFLTWTYMQMLWSSIVYAAIITLLCLLISYPAAYWIRQSAHASTWLVIMIVPTWMNLLLKTYAFIGLLSHDGIINRILSVFQVPTQDILFTVPAFIIVAVYIYIPFMLLPLYNSMKDIPQPLILAAQDLGANKFTVIRKVVIPLTLEGIKTGIQVTFIPALSLFMITRLIAGNKVINIGTAIEEQFLVIQNYGMGSTIALFLVLFMAVILIFTRTKNKGGLMR
- a CDS encoding ABC transporter permease, translated to MKWYGKCYLYILLFILYMPLFFLMFYSFNSGGNMIRFEGFTLEHYQSLFENKRLLQVIFNTIAIALLAAAFSTVIGIFGALLIYSVRHQSIKLSLLTLNNVLMVSSDVVIGASFLIMFTALGHFTGFGLGLMSVLISHIAFCIPIVVIIILPKLYEMNESILDAGRDLGASEFQLLNKIVIPQLMPGIIGGFFMALTYSLDDFTVSFFVTGNGFSVLSVEVYAMARRGISMEVNAISTLLFVVIMMGLVIYQLIKHRKAKSFSKNRGATL